One stretch of Prionailurus viverrinus isolate Anna chromosome C1, UM_Priviv_1.0, whole genome shotgun sequence DNA includes these proteins:
- the LOC125172177 gene encoding RING finger protein 223, which produces MAAPASDSGGGGGERSPTSSPGSSTGAGVASAGARDGGDAAARSAAVTVPGLPPLEDYECKICYNYFDADRRAPKLLACLHTFCQECLSQLQLRAAAAAAAASASAAPERPLRPPPWHGPPGAIACPVCRHRTPLPDSRVHGLPNNTKLAEAFPLALRAAHDPLPQDRLPPLPARRAAPAAAALPPAPAPAPPPPQPAEDAAREPRARAGLRAPGAYESCQNCKRAALTAGCVCVVFSFLSMVVLLFTGLIFVNHYGGGGGGGAPPGGGAPPGAAPAAGSPSPVGPICLSVASILALFSVVVTWVICWLKYRPEGAAAGSAGGGGGGPRARAAAGGGARRSDT; this is translated from the coding sequence ATGGCAGCGCCGGCGAGcgacagcggcggcggcggcggcgagcggAGCCCAACCAGCAGCCCCGGGAGCTCGACAGGAGCCGGGGTCGCCTCGGCGGGAGCCCGGGACGGCGGGGACGCGGCCGCTCGGAGCGCCGCCGTGACCGTCCCCGGCCTGCCTCCGCTCGAGGACTACGAGTGCAAAATCTGCTACAACTACTTCGACGCGGACCGGCGCGCGCCCAAGCTGCTGGCGTGCCTGCACACCTTCTGCCAGGAGTGCCTGAGCCAGCTGCAgctccgcgccgccgccgccgccgccgccgcctctgcGAGCGCCGCGCCTGAGCGCCCGCTGCGCCCGCCGCCCTGGCACGGCCCGCCCGGCGCCATCGCGTGCCCCGTGTGCCGCCACCGCACGCCGCTGCCCGACAGCCGCGTGCACGGCCTGCCCAACAACACCAAGCTCGCCGAGGCCTTCCCTCTGGCCCTGCGCGCCGCGCACGACCCGCTGCCCCAGGACCGCCTCCCGCCGCTGCCCGcgcgccgcgccgcgcccgccgccgccgccctgccgcccgccccggccccggccccgccgccgccgcagcccgCGGAGGACGCCGCTCGCGAGCCCCGCGCCCGCGCCGGCCTGCGCGCCCCGGGCGCCTACGAGAGCTGCCAGAACTGCAAGCGCGCCGCGCTCACCGCCGGCTGCGTGTGCGTcgtcttctccttcctctccatggTGGTGCTGCTCTTCACCGGCCTCATCTTCGTCAACCactacggcggcggcggcggcgggggggcaCCTCCCGGCGGCGGGGCGCCCCCTGGCGCTGCCCCCGCTGCCGGGTCGCCCTCGCCCGTGGGGCCCATCTGTCTGTCGGTGGCCAGCATCCTGGCGCTCTTCTCGGTCGTCGTCACTTGGGTCATCTGTTGGCTCAAGTACCGGCCCGAGGGCGCGGCCGCTGGCtcggcggggggcggcgggggcggcccgAGGGCTCGGGCGGCGGCTGGCGGCGGCGCGCGGAGGAGCGACACGTAA